A window of Calditrichia bacterium contains these coding sequences:
- a CDS encoding low molecular weight protein arginine phosphatase → MFKILFICTANICRTPIAKYYLRDKVEKSGLSGKIEVDSAGTWARGGQSAAENSIAVCKENKLDASEHTSTGITAAIMNDSDLILCMSIQHKLDLVSIFPQHADKIFLLKEYSNETPEKRLSIPDPYGRKIEVYREVFREIASEIDRFFPEIKRLVSNGAVAFSDQGKRA, encoded by the coding sequence ATGTTTAAAATACTATTTATTTGTACCGCCAACATTTGCCGTACACCGATTGCCAAATATTATTTGCGCGATAAAGTAGAAAAATCCGGGCTATCCGGAAAAATTGAAGTTGATTCAGCAGGAACCTGGGCACGCGGCGGGCAATCTGCAGCAGAAAACAGCATCGCCGTTTGCAAAGAAAACAAGCTGGATGCGAGCGAGCACACCTCAACCGGCATCACCGCAGCAATTATGAATGACTCGGATTTAATTTTGTGCATGAGCATTCAGCACAAACTGGATCTCGTTTCCATATTCCCGCAACATGCCGATAAAATATTTCTGTTGAAAGAATACAGCAACGAAACGCCGGAAAAACGTTTATCCATTCCCGATCCGTACGGGCGAAAAATCGAGGTGTATCGTGAGGTATTTCGTGAAATAGCTTCTGAAATCGATCGCTTTTTCCCGGAGATCAAACGGTTGGTTTCAAACGGCGCTGTAGCGTTTTCGGATCAGGGCAAACGCGCCTGA
- a CDS encoding threonylcarbamoyl-AMP synthase — MNTIKLKITDEIPQNVADCLKNGGVIAHATETVYGLACRWDNEAALERVAIIKQRPPEQPYSLLVNDVASIFQLTGLDNLQMHNFLETLFPAPVTVLLPRIRDAKIAFWNDFPLLGFRLPDDPLCQKLVAAAGVPLITTSANLSGEAPPVSAEKLSIKIAQHVDFILDSGTCRYQIPSTIVQLNSTLDTYRIIRTGAFPAKEFDEIFRNYPN; from the coding sequence ATGAACACCATTAAATTAAAAATAACCGACGAAATTCCACAAAACGTAGCGGATTGCCTCAAAAACGGCGGCGTGATCGCACATGCCACCGAAACGGTGTACGGACTCGCCTGCCGCTGGGACAACGAAGCCGCGCTGGAACGGGTGGCAATCATCAAACAACGACCGCCGGAGCAACCGTATTCGCTGCTCGTTAACGACGTGGCCAGCATTTTTCAATTAACCGGATTAGACAATTTGCAGATGCATAATTTTCTCGAAACGCTATTTCCCGCACCGGTAACGGTGCTGTTGCCACGGATTCGCGATGCCAAAATTGCGTTCTGGAATGACTTTCCGCTGCTGGGATTTCGGCTTCCGGACGATCCATTGTGCCAAAAACTGGTTGCGGCTGCGGGTGTGCCGCTCATCACCACCAGCGCCAATCTCTCCGGAGAAGCACCGCCGGTTTCTGCGGAAAAGCTCTCCATAAAAATTGCACAACATGTTGATTTTATTTTAGATAGCGGCACTTGCAGATACCAGATTCCTTCAACGATTGTTCAATTGAACAGCACGCTGGATACCTATCGAATCATCCGAACCGGTGCTTTTCCCGCTAAAGAATTCGACGAAATTTTCCGAAACTATCCGAACTGA
- the waaF gene encoding lipopolysaccharide heptosyltransferase II, producing the protein MTVELSQIRRVLIVQTAFIGDVILTLPLAQVAARIFGDATIDFLTIPASKNIVETHRDISQLWIYDKRGKDRGWRNYLALAKQLRDQRYDLAIIPHRSMRSAALAWLARIPRRIGFHRSAGRMLLTDVLPYPYGIHEIERNLHLLKPFGVSPSLGELPSLNFSEKDVANVQNWLSSQQMTSKKPFIALAPGSVWATKRWLPEYFATLAERLHESGFQPLLIGGPGDVATAETVIRTAKCDILNAVAKLSLRESAQLISRCAMLITNDSAPMHMGVAVRTPVLAVFGPTVQKFGFYPVGKLDKVAEIKDMECRPCGRHGSDACPIGTFACMKTLLPERVFSLAQEILDNARDSG; encoded by the coding sequence ATGACTGTTGAATTATCCCAAATTCGCCGGGTGCTGATCGTTCAAACCGCATTTATCGGCGATGTGATTCTCACGCTGCCGTTGGCGCAGGTTGCCGCTCGCATTTTCGGCGATGCGACTATCGATTTTCTGACCATTCCCGCATCCAAAAATATTGTTGAAACGCACCGCGACATTTCCCAACTGTGGATTTACGACAAACGCGGCAAAGATCGCGGCTGGCGAAATTATCTGGCGCTGGCGAAACAGCTTCGCGATCAGCGATACGATCTCGCGATTATCCCGCATCGCTCAATGCGCAGCGCGGCGCTGGCGTGGCTGGCGCGTATTCCCCGACGAATCGGATTCCATCGCAGCGCTGGACGAATGTTGCTGACAGATGTACTCCCCTACCCTTACGGCATTCACGAAATTGAACGGAATCTGCATTTGCTCAAGCCGTTCGGCGTTTCGCCGTCGTTGGGCGAATTGCCGTCGCTCAATTTTTCCGAAAAAGATGTGGCGAATGTCCAAAATTGGCTCTCGTCACAGCAAATGACTAGCAAAAAACCGTTTATTGCGCTGGCTCCGGGCTCCGTTTGGGCTACGAAACGCTGGCTACCGGAATATTTTGCGACACTCGCAGAGCGGCTGCACGAATCGGGATTTCAGCCGCTGCTGATCGGCGGTCCCGGCGATGTGGCAACTGCGGAAACGGTCATCCGCACAGCCAAATGCGATATTCTCAACGCTGTCGCCAAACTGTCGCTTCGGGAATCTGCACAGCTCATTTCCCGATGCGCCATGCTGATTACCAACGACAGCGCACCGATGCACATGGGCGTTGCCGTGCGAACGCCGGTTTTGGCAGTGTTCGGCCCGACAGTTCAAAAATTTGGTTTTTATCCGGTGGGAAAATTGGATAAAGTTGCTGAAATTAAAGACATGGAATGTCGCCCCTGCGGCAGACACGGCAGCGACGCCTGCCCGATCGGCACGTTTGCCTGCATGAAAACGCTGCTCCCGGAACGGGTTTTTTCGCTGGCACAGGAAATTCTCGACAACGCCCGGGATTCCGGTTAA
- a CDS encoding response regulator transcription factor — translation MLQIGIVEDDADIRTAMVNYLNRQNSMRCDLIADSVESFLKLLEADSLPDVVLMDIGLPGMSGIDGIRIIKDQHPDIDIIMLTVYHDSHKIFNSLCAGASGYLLKNTPLEEIKNSIETLHDGGAPMSPQIARKVIQYFQPGKKLLQKKSPLTPKEKEIVVGLVDGLSYKMIADRMDISIETVRYHIKNIYQKLHVHSKAEVISKSLRGEI, via the coding sequence ATGCTGCAAATTGGAATTGTAGAGGATGACGCGGATATTCGCACGGCAATGGTGAACTATCTGAATCGCCAAAATAGTATGCGTTGCGATCTAATTGCGGATTCCGTTGAATCGTTTTTGAAGCTGCTGGAAGCGGATTCGCTGCCGGATGTGGTGCTGATGGACATCGGCTTGCCGGGAATGTCCGGCATCGACGGTATCCGGATTATCAAAGATCAGCATCCCGATATCGATATTATTATGCTTACCGTGTATCACGATTCCCACAAAATTTTCAACTCGCTGTGCGCGGGCGCGTCCGGTTATTTGCTCAAAAATACGCCGTTGGAAGAGATCAAAAATTCCATCGAAACGCTGCACGATGGCGGTGCGCCGATGTCCCCGCAAATCGCCCGGAAAGTGATCCAGTATTTTCAGCCGGGCAAAAAATTGTTGCAGAAAAAATCGCCGCTCACGCCCAAAGAGAAGGAAATTGTGGTGGGCTTGGTGGACGGGCTGAGCTACAAAATGATCGCTGACCGGATGGATATTTCCATCGAAACGGTGCGATATCACATCAAAAATATCTACCAAAAACTGCATGTGCACTCCAAAGCCGAGGTCATCAGCAAATCGCTGCGCGGAGAAATTTAA
- a CDS encoding NAD(P)-binding domain-containing protein: protein MNRLPYAIIGAGPSGLAGARNLQKYGIPFVGFEAHSDVGGLWDINNPRSTVYQSAHLISSKKMTEFREFPMAESVADYPSHGELRKYFSDFATHFGLREHFRFNTKVASVEPDGDHWQLTTENGERHTFAGIIIANGTLAEPKIPQIPGNFSGEIFHSSKYKSPKIFEGKRVLIVGAGNSGCDIAVDAVHHAKSVAISVRRGYHFVPKYVLGKPADTMGGLFKLPPRLKQMADGFILKFFTGDPEKFGFPKPDHRIYESHPIVNSLVLYHIGHGDISVKSDIARLDGDSVVFTDGTAEAFDLVLLATGYKLHYPFIDRNLLNWQGDHPGLYLHIFHPERDNLFVLGMLEAAGLGWQGRYDQAELMARFIRASAENHASATQFRRDKQNINIDLSGGYNYMKLERMSFYVHKDTYLKVLHKHLRQFANVLPLPEKSAVLSG, encoded by the coding sequence ATGAACAGATTGCCATACGCAATAATCGGTGCCGGGCCATCCGGGTTGGCGGGCGCGCGAAATCTCCAAAAATACGGGATTCCATTTGTGGGATTCGAGGCGCACAGCGATGTCGGCGGGCTGTGGGATATCAACAATCCGCGCAGCACGGTGTATCAGTCGGCGCATCTCATTTCATCCAAAAAAATGACGGAATTCCGCGAGTTCCCGATGGCGGAGAGCGTTGCCGATTACCCGTCGCACGGTGAATTGCGCAAATATTTCAGCGATTTCGCGACCCATTTTGGATTGCGCGAACACTTTCGGTTCAACACAAAAGTTGCCTCGGTTGAACCCGATGGTGACCATTGGCAACTGACCACCGAAAACGGCGAACGCCATACGTTTGCGGGCATCATTATCGCGAACGGGACGTTGGCGGAGCCGAAAATTCCCCAAATTCCCGGTAATTTCAGCGGGGAAATATTTCACTCGTCGAAATACAAATCGCCAAAAATTTTTGAAGGGAAGCGGGTGTTGATTGTCGGTGCGGGAAACAGCGGCTGCGATATTGCGGTTGACGCCGTGCATCACGCCAAATCCGTAGCGATCAGCGTCCGGCGCGGTTATCATTTTGTGCCGAAATACGTGCTCGGCAAACCGGCGGATACGATGGGCGGATTGTTCAAGTTGCCGCCGCGACTGAAACAGATGGCGGACGGATTTATCCTGAAATTTTTCACCGGCGATCCCGAAAAATTCGGTTTTCCCAAACCGGATCACCGGATTTACGAATCGCACCCGATTGTCAATTCGCTGGTGCTGTATCACATTGGGCACGGCGATATTTCTGTAAAGTCAGATATTGCAAGGCTTGACGGCGATTCGGTTGTGTTCACCGACGGCACCGCCGAAGCGTTCGACCTCGTTTTACTGGCGACGGGATATAAATTGCACTATCCGTTTATCGACCGGAATTTGCTCAATTGGCAGGGCGACCATCCGGGATTGTATCTGCATATTTTTCATCCGGAGCGGGACAATTTGTTCGTTTTGGGCATGCTGGAGGCTGCCGGACTCGGCTGGCAAGGTCGATACGATCAGGCGGAGCTGATGGCGCGATTTATCCGCGCTTCCGCCGAAAACCATGCTTCGGCGACACAATTCCGGCGCGATAAACAAAATATTAACATCGACTTAAGCGGCGGCTACAATTACATGAAACTGGAACGGATGTCGTTTTACGTGCACAAAGATACTTATCTGAAAGTATTGCACAAACATTTGCGGCAGTTCGCAAATGTGCTGCCTTTGCCTGAAAAATCAGCCGTTTTGAGTGGATAA
- a CDS encoding T9SS type A sorting domain-containing protein — MTGRKLRLPVIFLALSIWSMALFAKKPEQHQQLEKLENEIEETIRYADMRVSKITGAPVALYRVNYPVKAASPEVMARQYLQENAVLLHINENLGNLSHTRTIETPGGLHVRFRQLVGGFPVYNSDIVVTLNRSETVTFVMSDYKPLAKLDNTVPAISIAEATRSAKAYLNIQGQIQFEKAETVVYHNAGKTRLAHKIVIVPAEDLFGDWELLVDAHSGDIFRVEDKAVYGGPTENVTGSGWVFDPDPLTHARVNYSGQFVDNNDANSDSLTAHTVQRDLLDIEFDGTNYHLRGPYAQIVDSESPFNGLFSQATNQWHNLRNASAFEAANVYYHLDASMRYINEELGFNLMPYQYSGGVKGDPHGLSGSDNSHYISSTGQLAWGEGGVDDSEDADVILHELGHGLHDWLTNGGLSQVNGLSEGCGDYWANSYNRSKNFWTPADPQYWWVFQWDGHNPFWGGRVTNYTATYPGGLVGSVHTDGQMWASTLMQIWDDIGRFATDSNFLEALAMTNSSTNQQDAAQAFVQADINLFGGANLTSIVTHFTNRGYNITVPVPQITHTPLTDTEDLIGPYTVTGSISAANVLTSVQLIYGTNGSFTDTLDMNAVGSTYTANIPGTGSLATYQYYIRAIDALNLASTSPANAPANFHSFSTGSDVLAPEINHNPLGNQALLVWPATVSATVTDNLGIGSVVVEYVVNGGAMSGSFAITDAGGDLFSGAFDIPAGSLNFGDVVEYRIIATDASSQSNQSSDPASGYHSFEITDVLGLVLIIDDDPASAKLENISEKGTSVRDVAKHPFGVTANNMEGYLSAMGYLVSVETPATTDPATWGNYSMIISSSGLNQSPVSSATYRSALENWVSDPANKLLIEGGEVGYDAAQSPGYPTFAANVLHTNDWNADNAGPLNIVSSQENHPMVNTPNQIPSSMTIEYSDWGSEDAVNAVGGAYLLYGTTDHPTYAGISIYDDNTDPRSAQIVFFAFNFAELTDQNVAANLLENAVNYLLTSEENTQTFSMSLENSWNLMSLPMTMDDSNYQTLFPNAIQAPFYFDGSYQQSDDLIPGKGYWLRNGATESLPITGLPLESFEVQLDEGWNLVGSAFCDVPIGNIEDPGNIVIQPIYEFDGTYQTATQISTGKGYWIRASEAGNIIIACAGPAKIAPVAQLDLSGESRIAIADANGNGQSLYFNVAALSDKNATEMRMPPLPPAGLFDARFSGDYLAISGAEAQIELQASAWPLAVRAENLPVVSGEQFVLREMLGTTVVAEHPVQEGMEIVLTNPAVKRLAFGKITANLPTQFALEQNYPNPFNPTTEIRYALPQRSDVQLVIFNALGQQIRTLVSRTQDAGFHEIMWDGKDSNGQSVASGIYLYRIAAGNFSAVRKMILMK; from the coding sequence ATGACCGGACGCAAGTTACGATTGCCGGTAATTTTTCTGGCGCTCTCTATTTGGTCGATGGCGTTATTTGCCAAAAAACCGGAGCAACACCAACAGCTCGAAAAATTGGAAAACGAGATAGAAGAAACCATCCGTTATGCGGATATGCGGGTGAGCAAAATCACCGGTGCGCCGGTTGCGCTGTATCGGGTAAATTACCCGGTAAAAGCTGCATCGCCGGAAGTGATGGCGCGGCAGTATTTGCAAGAAAACGCAGTATTGCTTCACATAAACGAAAATTTGGGAAATCTGTCTCACACCCGGACAATCGAAACGCCCGGTGGGCTGCATGTCCGTTTTCGGCAGTTGGTTGGCGGATTTCCGGTTTACAACAGCGACATCGTCGTAACGCTGAACCGTTCGGAAACCGTAACATTTGTGATGAGCGACTACAAACCGCTTGCCAAACTGGACAATACCGTTCCGGCAATCAGCATCGCAGAAGCAACGCGATCGGCGAAAGCGTATCTGAACATTCAGGGGCAAATTCAGTTTGAAAAAGCAGAAACCGTGGTGTATCACAACGCCGGCAAAACGCGGCTGGCGCATAAAATCGTTATCGTTCCGGCAGAAGATTTATTCGGCGATTGGGAATTGCTGGTCGATGCTCATTCAGGCGACATTTTCCGGGTGGAAGATAAAGCGGTTTACGGCGGACCCACTGAAAATGTGACCGGTTCCGGCTGGGTATTCGATCCCGATCCGCTGACGCATGCGAGGGTCAACTACAGCGGACAATTTGTAGATAACAACGATGCCAACAGCGATTCGCTGACTGCACACACCGTTCAGCGCGATTTGCTGGACATCGAATTCGACGGCACCAATTACCACCTTCGCGGACCTTACGCCCAGATCGTGGATTCGGAATCGCCGTTCAACGGATTATTTTCGCAGGCGACCAACCAATGGCACAATTTGCGAAACGCATCTGCTTTCGAAGCGGCGAACGTGTATTATCACCTCGATGCCTCGATGCGCTACATCAACGAAGAACTGGGTTTCAATTTGATGCCCTACCAATATTCCGGCGGCGTCAAAGGCGATCCGCACGGATTGAGCGGTTCGGACAACTCGCATTATATCTCCAGCACCGGGCAATTAGCCTGGGGCGAAGGCGGTGTGGATGATTCCGAAGATGCCGATGTGATTCTGCACGAACTGGGTCACGGATTGCACGACTGGCTCACAAACGGCGGATTATCGCAAGTTAACGGTTTGAGCGAAGGCTGTGGCGATTATTGGGCGAACTCGTACAATCGCAGCAAAAACTTTTGGACTCCGGCGGACCCTCAATATTGGTGGGTTTTCCAATGGGATGGGCACAACCCGTTTTGGGGTGGACGGGTCACGAATTATACCGCAACTTATCCCGGCGGGTTGGTTGGTTCCGTGCATACGGACGGTCAAATGTGGGCATCTACGCTGATGCAAATTTGGGATGACATCGGCAGGTTTGCCACAGATTCCAATTTTCTGGAAGCGTTGGCAATGACCAACAGCTCAACCAATCAGCAGGATGCAGCGCAGGCGTTTGTCCAGGCAGATATCAACCTGTTTGGCGGCGCAAATCTGACGTCAATCGTCACTCATTTTACCAATCGCGGATACAACATCACCGTTCCGGTGCCGCAAATTACCCACACGCCGCTAACCGATACGGAAGACCTGATCGGTCCGTATACGGTTACCGGAAGCATTTCCGCAGCAAATGTGCTCACGAGCGTTCAGTTGATTTACGGCACAAACGGCAGTTTTACAGATACGCTGGATATGAACGCCGTTGGCTCAACTTACACCGCGAATATTCCCGGCACGGGCTCGCTGGCAACTTATCAATATTATATTCGCGCGATTGATGCGTTGAATCTGGCGTCCACCAGCCCCGCAAATGCGCCGGCAAATTTCCACTCGTTTTCGACGGGAAGCGATGTGCTGGCACCGGAAATCAACCACAATCCATTGGGAAATCAGGCGTTGCTGGTGTGGCCGGCAACGGTTTCTGCCACAGTTACGGATAACCTGGGCATCGGCAGCGTGGTGGTGGAATATGTCGTCAACGGCGGCGCGATGAGCGGCTCGTTTGCAATCACAGATGCGGGCGGCGATCTGTTCAGCGGTGCGTTTGATATTCCTGCCGGGAGCCTGAATTTTGGCGATGTCGTGGAATATCGCATCATCGCAACGGATGCATCCAGTCAAAGCAATCAATCGAGCGATCCGGCGAGCGGTTATCACAGCTTCGAAATCACCGATGTGCTCGGGCTGGTGCTGATTATCGATGATGATCCCGCATCAGCAAAGCTGGAAAACATCAGCGAAAAAGGCACATCTGTTCGTGATGTAGCCAAACACCCCTTCGGCGTCACCGCCAACAATATGGAAGGCTATCTTTCGGCGATGGGTTATTTGGTTTCGGTGGAAACACCGGCAACCACAGATCCGGCAACCTGGGGAAATTACAGTATGATCATTTCATCCAGCGGATTAAACCAATCACCGGTTTCCAGTGCAACTTATCGCTCAGCGTTGGAAAACTGGGTGAGCGATCCTGCAAATAAATTGCTCATCGAGGGCGGCGAAGTAGGTTACGATGCCGCCCAATCTCCGGGCTATCCGACATTTGCGGCAAATGTGCTGCATACAAACGATTGGAACGCAGATAATGCGGGACCGCTTAACATTGTTTCCAGTCAGGAAAATCATCCAATGGTCAATACGCCAAATCAAATTCCGTCGTCTATGACCATTGAATACAGTGATTGGGGCAGCGAAGATGCAGTAAATGCGGTTGGCGGTGCTTACCTGCTTTATGGAACAACAGATCATCCAACTTATGCAGGTATTTCGATTTACGATGACAACACCGATCCGCGCAGCGCCCAGATTGTTTTTTTTGCATTCAATTTTGCGGAGCTCACCGACCAGAATGTTGCGGCGAATCTGCTGGAAAACGCAGTGAATTATCTGCTCACTTCTGAGGAAAATACCCAAACCTTCAGCATGTCGCTCGAAAACAGTTGGAATTTGATGAGCCTGCCAATGACAATGGACGACAGCAATTATCAAACGCTGTTCCCCAACGCCATTCAGGCACCGTTTTATTTTGACGGCAGCTATCAGCAATCCGATGACTTAATTCCCGGAAAAGGATATTGGCTGCGCAACGGTGCAACCGAATCTTTACCGATTACCGGATTGCCGCTGGAGTCATTTGAGGTTCAATTGGACGAAGGCTGGAATCTGGTTGGCAGCGCATTTTGCGATGTGCCGATTGGCAACATTGAGGACCCGGGAAATATTGTGATCCAACCGATTTACGAATTCGACGGAACCTATCAAACCGCAACCCAGATTTCCACAGGAAAAGGCTACTGGATTCGCGCGTCGGAGGCGGGAAATATTATCATCGCATGCGCCGGACCGGCGAAAATAGCACCGGTTGCCCAACTGGATTTGAGCGGCGAAAGCCGGATTGCCATTGCTGATGCCAACGGCAACGGCCAGTCGTTGTATTTTAACGTTGCCGCGCTTTCCGATAAAAATGCCACAGAAATGCGCATGCCGCCGTTGCCGCCTGCCGGTTTGTTCGATGCCCGCTTCAGCGGCGATTATCTGGCTATTTCCGGTGCGGAAGCACAAATTGAATTGCAGGCATCTGCCTGGCCACTGGCTGTTCGTGCGGAAAATCTGCCGGTGGTTTCCGGTGAGCAATTTGTGCTGCGGGAAATGCTCGGCACAACGGTTGTCGCCGAACATCCGGTTCAGGAAGGCATGGAAATTGTGCTGACCAACCCGGCAGTGAAGCGGTTGGCATTTGGCAAAATCACCGCCAATTTGCCGACGCAATTTGCGTTGGAGCAAAACTATCCAAACCCGTTCAACCCCACAACCGAAATCCGTTACGCTTTGCCGCAGCGCAGCGATGTTCAGTTGGTGATTTTCAACGCACTCGGGCAGCAAATCCGCACGCTGGTTTCCCGCACGCAGGACGCCGGATTTCATGAAATAATGTGGGATGGCAAAGACAGCAACGGACAATCTGTCGCCAGCGGCATTTATCTTTATCGCATCGCCGCCGGTAATTTTTCAGCCGTCCGCAAAATGATTTTGATGAAGTAA
- a CDS encoding DUF302 domain-containing protein: MSYYFSKKLDISFEKAIERTTDVLKENGFGVLTEIDIQATLKKKLDVDFPKYRILGACNAPFAHKALQSESNIGLMLPCNVIVKELPDKSIEVSAIDPIASMQAIENPSLGDVAIAVQALLKKVIDSL, encoded by the coding sequence ATGAGCTATTATTTTTCCAAAAAACTGGACATATCCTTCGAGAAAGCCATTGAACGAACGACGGATGTGTTAAAAGAAAACGGTTTTGGCGTACTGACAGAAATTGATATTCAGGCAACGCTGAAGAAAAAGCTGGATGTCGATTTTCCGAAATACCGGATTCTTGGCGCGTGCAATGCGCCTTTTGCGCACAAAGCGTTGCAATCCGAGAGCAACATTGGGCTGATGTTGCCGTGCAACGTAATCGTGAAAGAATTACCGGATAAAAGTATCGAAGTTTCCGCAATCGATCCGATTGCATCGATGCAGGCGATCGAAAATCCGTCGCTCGGTGATGTGGCAATCGCAGTTCAGGCGTTGCTCAAAAAGGTGATCGACAGTCTTTAA